The following are encoded in a window of Ignicoccus islandicus DSM 13165 genomic DNA:
- a CDS encoding molybdopterin oxidoreductase family protein, whose protein sequence is MKKASVPCPFCGVGCKLDASSKKPLKEACARAYGVINYFSRNPVPEVLLYEDGLYNPIKLEEAIEIIVEWISKNRTYYIGSAEDTNESAFLLNLLARALGTNDVDHCGRVCHAPSIDAYWDIFGLPTTNFSLDDELNDSEVFIIGSDVAVTYPVFWSKIKREARKIIVIDSWTSFTMVQADEGIIIPPGPGYLALSELLYNYTYRREVPLWVQEWLDADTIEKTIHFWEDARAPVLVHGMGVTHSGYGYSILIRLLQAFLKRGGKIATLRGKVNVQGAGDMGLVPHLRRYFKTIEGIIKSEIPSRAGSDLVTAFKVDYPVYLIQCQNVIASLPNSEEVALKLLRSKVIQLTPKFTESSIFADLIIPTTPLVNSQGTVTSGDGRVTAFEIGENVAFRIYREVLEYFDVHFHDLREVTYTAFEIVPYYRNIDVYKLYNGYDQYIEKPRTWKEVTPPRVEIFHIHRDEGYWFYTTRDPALWTTKGADEILERNSMKKAFYVNPEEFSGCSKIKVCSPYTGVCVSGDVLHTKRVPRNVIVAFFNHVGLKVNSLIPFEPRDVRSGTPIYKSAKVKAFCVS, encoded by the coding sequence ATGAAGAAAGCGAGCGTACCATGTCCTTTTTGCGGAGTCGGATGTAAACTAGATGCATCTAGTAAGAAGCCCTTGAAGGAAGCTTGCGCCCGAGCTTACGGTGTCATTAACTACTTCTCACGCAACCCTGTACCAGAAGTATTGCTTTACGAAGACGGTTTATATAATCCAATTAAACTCGAAGAAGCAATTGAGATAATAGTGGAATGGATTTCTAAAAATAGAACTTACTATATTGGATCTGCTGAAGACACTAACGAAAGCGCCTTCTTATTGAACTTACTAGCACGGGCCTTGGGGACGAACGACGTAGATCATTGCGGAAGGGTCTGTCATGCCCCTTCAATAGATGCTTATTGGGATATATTTGGACTTCCAACTACTAACTTTAGCCTAGATGACGAGCTTAACGATAGTGAAGTTTTCATCATTGGAAGTGACGTAGCAGTAACGTATCCGGTCTTCTGGTCAAAGATAAAGAGGGAAGCGAGGAAAATCATCGTTATAGATAGTTGGACGAGTTTTACTATGGTGCAAGCTGATGAGGGAATAATAATCCCGCCGGGTCCCGGTTACCTAGCGCTCTCCGAGTTATTATACAACTACACGTATAGAAGAGAAGTTCCACTTTGGGTTCAAGAATGGTTAGATGCGGACACAATTGAGAAAACCATCCATTTTTGGGAAGACGCTCGCGCACCAGTCTTAGTTCATGGTATGGGGGTAACTCATTCAGGCTACGGTTATTCTATTCTGATTCGATTACTCCAAGCCTTTCTAAAGAGAGGAGGAAAAATCGCTACCTTGCGTGGAAAGGTAAACGTGCAAGGCGCTGGCGATATGGGTTTGGTACCACATTTGAGAAGATATTTTAAGACTATAGAAGGTATAATCAAGTCTGAAATACCTTCGAGGGCAGGTTCTGACCTAGTAACTGCCTTCAAGGTGGATTATCCAGTTTATTTAATTCAATGTCAGAACGTCATTGCATCTCTACCAAACTCTGAGGAAGTCGCGTTAAAGCTTCTTCGATCGAAAGTAATACAACTAACCCCAAAGTTTACGGAAAGCAGTATATTTGCCGATCTCATCATACCAACTACCCCTCTCGTAAACTCCCAAGGAACTGTTACAAGTGGGGATGGAAGAGTTACTGCTTTCGAAATAGGTGAGAACGTAGCGTTTAGAATATATAGAGAGGTCTTGGAATACTTCGACGTGCACTTTCATGACTTGCGTGAGGTCACCTATACTGCATTTGAGATAGTTCCGTATTATAGAAATATTGACGTCTATAAATTATATAATGGATATGATCAATACATAGAAAAACCGAGAACTTGGAAGGAAGTCACGCCGCCTAGAGTTGAAATATTCCATATTCATAGGGATGAGGGTTATTGGTTTTATACAACGCGTGATCCCGCCTTGTGGACTACCAAGGGGGCCGATGAAATACTGGAGAGGAACTCAATGAAGAAAGCGTTTTACGTTAATCCAGAGGAATTCAGCGGTTGTTCGAAAATAAAAGTCTGCTCTCCTTATACTGGCGTATGTGTTTCGGGAGATGTTTTACATACCAAGAGGGTTCCGAGGAACGTTATCGTGGCTTTTTTCAACCACGTAGGTTTGAAAGTGAATTCTTTGATACCGTTCGAACCCAGGGATGTACGTTCTGGTACACCGATATATAAATCAGCTAAGGTTAAGGCTTTCTGTGTTTCATAG
- the ilvB gene encoding biosynthetic-type acetolactate synthase large subunit, with amino-acid sequence MHVADALLEALEREGLKTVFGIPGSANLGLYEKIPDHDVNVILMRHEQGAAHAADAYGRVKRKIPGVAFATSGPGATNLVTGLATAYMDSAPMIAITGQVPMSVMGRDAFQETDVVGVTMPITKHSLLVRDPSQVTWAIRAAKIISVTNRPGPVLVDVPRDFWKVDIDFYWPSEEEVLKEWIPGYELSPPPAPVDLIGKAAKIIVNSENPVILVGGGVWWSGATQEVLKLAEILMAPIVTTLMGKTAIPAEHPLFLGNAGMHGRPEANYALYNADVVIAIGTRFSDRTVGNFTEFKKGKKIIHIDIDKSEIGKNIDPDVGIVGDAKEILTKLIRYITEILNFRRDEEVPIIKKAKEFGDYAWEILLKERGKGMMPWKVLKIVREELPKDAIVTTGVGGHQMWAALHYPVYVPGTYLTSGGLGTMGYGFPAAIGAKAAAPDKPVLDIDGDGSFLMTSQNLATVRQYNLNVGVLIFDNGSLQLIRQWQDLFFGKRRVGENLAYLPDFVKLANSFGIDGVRPESYDEMRKAIRRVAQGEALVIDYIVDPDIMVLPMIAPGKVIAPENIILTPEQAQGIVV; translated from the coding sequence ATGCATGTAGCTGATGCGCTCCTAGAGGCTCTAGAAAGAGAAGGACTTAAAACGGTCTTCGGAATACCAGGAAGCGCTAACCTTGGTCTTTACGAGAAAATACCGGATCACGACGTAAACGTGATACTTATGCGTCACGAGCAAGGAGCTGCTCACGCTGCCGATGCTTACGGCAGGGTCAAGAGGAAGATCCCCGGCGTAGCCTTTGCAACTTCAGGTCCAGGTGCAACCAATCTGGTCACGGGCCTAGCTACAGCGTATATGGATAGCGCTCCCATGATCGCGATTACCGGTCAGGTTCCAATGAGCGTTATGGGTAGAGACGCTTTCCAAGAAACTGACGTTGTTGGAGTGACCATGCCTATAACTAAACATAGTCTACTGGTTAGAGATCCCTCCCAAGTAACTTGGGCAATAAGAGCGGCTAAGATAATATCTGTAACCAATAGACCAGGTCCCGTGCTAGTTGACGTTCCGCGAGACTTCTGGAAGGTAGACATCGATTTCTATTGGCCGAGCGAAGAGGAAGTATTAAAGGAATGGATCCCAGGATACGAACTATCACCACCACCGGCGCCAGTAGACCTAATCGGGAAGGCAGCGAAAATCATTGTCAATTCAGAGAATCCCGTAATATTAGTTGGTGGAGGCGTTTGGTGGTCCGGAGCAACGCAAGAAGTATTGAAGCTGGCCGAAATATTAATGGCACCCATAGTTACCACGTTGATGGGTAAAACAGCGATTCCGGCCGAACACCCCCTATTCCTTGGTAACGCGGGAATGCATGGTCGTCCAGAAGCAAACTACGCTCTTTACAACGCCGATGTAGTAATTGCTATAGGCACAAGGTTCTCCGACAGAACCGTTGGTAATTTTACCGAGTTTAAGAAAGGTAAGAAAATAATCCATATCGATATAGACAAAAGTGAGATAGGCAAGAACATCGATCCCGACGTGGGTATAGTTGGTGATGCCAAAGAGATACTAACGAAGCTAATAAGGTACATTACAGAAATACTGAACTTCAGGCGTGATGAGGAAGTGCCTATAATCAAGAAGGCAAAGGAATTTGGTGACTACGCATGGGAAATACTATTAAAAGAAAGAGGAAAGGGAATGATGCCTTGGAAAGTGCTTAAGATAGTAAGAGAGGAACTACCCAAAGATGCAATCGTCACGACAGGCGTTGGAGGACATCAAATGTGGGCAGCGCTCCACTACCCCGTCTACGTTCCCGGTACTTACCTAACCAGCGGTGGATTAGGTACCATGGGATATGGCTTCCCAGCAGCTATTGGTGCGAAAGCAGCAGCCCCAGATAAGCCTGTTCTAGATATCGACGGTGATGGCAGCTTCTTAATGACTTCACAGAACCTCGCTACGGTTAGACAATATAACCTCAACGTAGGTGTTCTCATATTCGATAATGGATCGTTACAACTAATAAGGCAATGGCAAGATCTATTCTTCGGTAAGAGACGTGTTGGTGAAAACTTAGCCTACTTGCCTGACTTCGTCAAACTAGCAAATAGCTTCGGAATAGATGGGGTGAGGCCGGAAAGCTATGATGAAATGAGGAAAGCGATAAGGCGCGTAGCTCAAGGCGAAGCCTTGGTTATAGACTATATAGTAGATCCAGATATAATGGTGCTTCCGATGATAGCTCCTGGTAAGGTAATTGCTCCTGAAAACATAATCTTAACCCCCGAACAAGCCCAAGGTATAGTAGTGTGA
- a CDS encoding CBS domain-containing protein gives MPQKVRIKLEKLTVPKIELKVPIEETIGSKIKALDIARAPSVSVYNVHELLVNLKPLVRRTEEEVIPVFKSKFSRKVIGFLNQFDLIVPTSHRSPFTVLDFLREYPIFNPEDDLNKILEELEDKRARGAPVVDENGNLVGVIDYFDIVRTLRRNGASSELKVKDIAREGYTINQNEKVNKAWHKLINKFIPGLVVLNDEGKPVGIITYKEFVKTNRWFFHREDEARPSTKVKTIMLRGVPVLEPEDPITIAADKMVSMRVPVLPVSDGRAVFIEDVAKALSVSTKK, from the coding sequence ATGCCACAGAAGGTTAGAATAAAGCTTGAAAAACTAACTGTCCCGAAGATAGAACTAAAAGTTCCAATAGAGGAAACCATTGGATCTAAGATAAAGGCTTTAGATATAGCGAGGGCGCCCTCAGTAAGTGTCTATAATGTCCACGAACTATTGGTGAACTTAAAACCTTTAGTGAGAAGGACAGAGGAAGAAGTAATTCCCGTGTTCAAATCGAAGTTCTCGAGAAAGGTTATTGGATTCCTAAATCAATTCGATTTAATAGTTCCTACTAGTCACAGGAGCCCTTTCACTGTGCTCGATTTCCTCAGAGAATATCCTATCTTTAACCCTGAGGACGATCTTAACAAAATTCTAGAAGAACTCGAAGACAAGCGAGCAAGAGGTGCTCCGGTAGTAGACGAGAATGGTAACCTCGTAGGCGTTATAGATTATTTTGACATAGTAAGAACGCTCAGACGAAACGGTGCTAGTAGCGAATTGAAAGTTAAAGATATTGCCAGGGAAGGTTATACTATAAATCAAAACGAGAAGGTGAACAAGGCGTGGCATAAACTGATAAATAAGTTCATACCCGGTCTAGTTGTTCTGAACGATGAAGGTAAACCAGTTGGAATAATAACTTATAAGGAATTCGTTAAAACAAACAGGTGGTTCTTCCACAGAGAAGATGAAGCCAGACCTTCTACTAAAGTAAAGACCATAATGCTACGGGGAGTTCCCGTATTAGAACCTGAAGATCCAATCACTATTGCTGCAGACAAAATGGTAAGCATGAGGGTACCAGTACTTCCAGTATCCGATGGCAGAGCTGTTTTCATAGAAGATGTTGCTAAAGCACTATCGGTTAGTACTAAGAAGTGA
- a CDS encoding 30S ribosomal protein S6e, translating into MALEFKIVVNDPKAEPHPRGHKVHVKGVDEIPFSKEEEIDQGTRLPVAKANPKLLEALNAEYSIVTVRLLKKEGDEKKKITAHFVVEADENVPENEIWANTEFLSTRFGENEFDGEAFRTKAFQITLKGEQARQFVGKKYKDLVPASVLGIKTLKGKFLEIRGGSDESGFPMRPDIPGPVKKRVLLSGPPGFHPREHGERRRKTVRGNTITEDYVQINTKIVEG; encoded by the coding sequence GTGGCATTAGAATTTAAAATAGTTGTAAATGATCCGAAAGCTGAGCCCCACCCCAGGGGACATAAGGTTCACGTAAAGGGCGTAGACGAAATTCCCTTCTCGAAAGAGGAAGAAATTGATCAAGGTACGCGCCTCCCGGTAGCTAAGGCAAATCCCAAGCTACTGGAGGCGCTTAATGCCGAATACTCGATAGTAACGGTTAGGCTCCTAAAGAAGGAAGGTGACGAAAAGAAGAAAATTACAGCTCACTTCGTAGTCGAAGCCGACGAAAACGTACCCGAGAACGAGATTTGGGCCAACACCGAGTTCCTATCCACAAGGTTCGGCGAAAACGAGTTCGATGGTGAGGCATTCAGAACGAAAGCGTTCCAAATTACGTTAAAGGGCGAACAAGCTAGGCAATTCGTTGGAAAGAAATACAAAGACTTAGTACCAGCATCCGTCCTTGGAATAAAGACTCTGAAGGGGAAGTTCTTGGAAATCAGGGGTGGAAGTGACGAAAGCGGATTTCCAATGAGACCCGACATACCTGGACCAGTAAAGAAGAGAGTCCTATTATCCGGACCTCCGGGATTCCATCCAAGAGAACACGGTGAAAGGAGGAGGAAAACTGTAAGGGGTAATACAATAACTGAGGACTACGTCCAAATAAACACCAAAATAGTTGAAGGTTAA
- a CDS encoding trans-sulfuration enzyme family protein, producing the protein MVFVEPEEGWNEETEVIHGGEYRDEETGSIVTPIFVSVIYKYPEGNPYGYKYARNSSPTIEVLERKMAYVEKGSDAVAFSSGMAAISTTLLTLLKPGDKIVTSKDIYGTSYEFITRFLGSLNVRVNENGIADSVLEQIDEDTKVVFIETISNPLLLVPPVDEVIKRSREVGAKVIVDNTFATPVNFMPLKYGADIVVHSASKYLGGHNDVLGGVAVTKDRKIGMSIRNSRRLLGGVPDPHQVYFVIRGLKTLFVRVKHHNEAALEVAKFLKDHPKVERVYYPCLPDHPSYKNAKRLLRGCGGVVSFEVKGNGMDAIKVMKAVKVIQRTASLGGVESIITHPATMTHHTLPDEVRRELGINDNLLRLSIGLENVDDIINDLDQALSKI; encoded by the coding sequence ATGGTATTCGTAGAACCAGAGGAGGGATGGAACGAAGAAACTGAAGTTATCCATGGAGGGGAATATAGGGACGAGGAAACAGGCTCTATAGTGACACCTATATTCGTCTCAGTAATTTACAAGTATCCCGAAGGGAACCCTTACGGCTACAAATACGCCAGAAATTCAAGTCCGACTATCGAAGTTCTCGAGAGGAAAATGGCCTACGTTGAAAAAGGGAGCGATGCCGTTGCGTTCTCAAGTGGTATGGCAGCAATAAGCACAACGTTGCTAACCCTCTTAAAACCGGGAGATAAAATAGTGACATCTAAGGACATATATGGCACTTCATACGAGTTCATTACTAGATTCCTGGGCTCGTTAAACGTTCGCGTTAACGAAAACGGGATCGCCGATTCCGTTCTTGAACAGATCGATGAAGATACAAAGGTGGTTTTCATAGAAACGATAAGTAATCCGTTGCTCTTAGTACCACCAGTTGACGAAGTAATTAAGAGATCTAGAGAAGTTGGGGCCAAGGTTATTGTTGATAACACCTTTGCAACGCCAGTTAATTTCATGCCACTGAAATACGGTGCCGATATTGTAGTCCATAGTGCAAGTAAATACTTAGGGGGTCATAATGACGTCTTGGGAGGTGTAGCTGTAACTAAAGATAGGAAAATTGGAATGAGTATCAGGAACAGTAGAAGGTTGCTGGGGGGCGTCCCCGATCCACATCAAGTATACTTCGTAATCAGAGGACTGAAGACGTTATTCGTAAGAGTAAAACACCACAACGAAGCGGCCTTGGAAGTAGCGAAGTTCTTGAAAGATCATCCAAAGGTTGAAAGAGTTTATTATCCTTGCCTACCGGATCACCCGAGCTATAAAAACGCTAAGAGGTTGCTAAGGGGATGTGGCGGAGTAGTTAGCTTCGAAGTAAAGGGAAATGGAATGGATGCTATAAAGGTCATGAAGGCAGTTAAGGTAATTCAAAGAACTGCGTCGCTAGGGGGAGTTGAAAGCATTATAACGCATCCAGCAACCATGACCCACCATACTCTACCAGACGAAGTGAGGAGAGAGCTAGGCATAAATGATAATCTCCTGAGATTGAGCATAGGCTTAGAGAACGTAGATGATATCATAAACGATCTGGATCAAGCCTTGTCTAAAATATGA
- a CDS encoding alpha/beta hydrolase family protein — protein MRIEKVLTFHGYGSSPSRIKWLIEAFEELEIDVTAPKLPQPLVKAYEYVKTLGLDADAFSGHSMGGALSLILAAQRSKPAIAVAPPTDLSFQLEYMRRTPSLKKIYDEIASLVKIEEMVRLSPMNFRYEKPVLIIHGTDDKVVPIEQSIQFCKKIPKCKLVEINGMSHTPRKEEEITILKKSIREFVEFLKES, from the coding sequence ATGCGCATTGAAAAGGTATTGACGTTTCATGGCTACGGTTCATCGCCTTCGAGGATTAAGTGGTTAATTGAAGCCTTCGAAGAACTCGAGATCGACGTAACGGCACCGAAACTCCCCCAACCTCTGGTCAAAGCCTATGAATACGTCAAAACGCTCGGCCTAGATGCAGATGCGTTTTCAGGTCATAGTATGGGAGGTGCGTTATCCCTTATACTAGCGGCTCAAAGATCTAAACCGGCAATAGCCGTTGCACCTCCTACAGATCTCTCATTTCAACTGGAGTACATGAGAAGAACGCCTTCCTTAAAGAAAATATACGATGAAATAGCGAGTTTGGTTAAAATAGAGGAAATGGTTAGATTGAGTCCTATGAATTTCCGGTATGAAAAACCGGTATTAATAATTCATGGAACAGACGATAAGGTTGTTCCAATAGAACAAAGCATCCAGTTCTGCAAAAAGATTCCGAAGTGCAAGCTAGTCGAAATAAACGGAATGTCCCATACCCCTCGTAAAGAGGAGGAAATAACTATCCTCAAAAAGTCTATTCGAGAATTCGTCGAATTCTTAAAAGAGAGTTAG
- a CDS encoding ACT domain-containing protein, which yields MSEHEAYVIKFSLYAAIDGGLDGLARAIHVVRKAPIRFHDMAVVDVGKTKEVSLRVSGKKKDIEWLAKKLEKVVEVLEVNVQPLPTEMVELIAHKERIRG from the coding sequence ATGTCAGAGCACGAGGCATACGTCATAAAGTTCTCGTTATACGCTGCCATTGATGGAGGTCTGGACGGCCTTGCAAGAGCCATACATGTGGTAAGGAAAGCCCCAATACGCTTCCACGACATGGCAGTGGTAGACGTGGGTAAGACAAAGGAAGTCAGTCTAAGAGTCTCTGGTAAGAAAAAGGATATTGAGTGGTTAGCGAAGAAACTAGAGAAAGTAGTAGAAGTATTAGAGGTCAACGTCCAACCTCTACCCACTGAGATGGTTGAGTTAATAGCTCACAAAGAGAGAATACGAGGTTAG
- a CDS encoding DUF5658 family protein codes for MISVVNLNRALLLSLIYFLLAISDYYTTRAVLESQKGHEANPIMNIVIENYGFNTVLLLQIFSWLLFTVVFIIYYEQIPMEVFFILLLMKALVVANNSINTWVIAGNGN; via the coding sequence ATGATATCAGTTGTTAACTTAAACAGAGCCCTACTGTTATCATTAATATATTTCTTACTAGCCATTTCAGACTATTATACAACTAGGGCCGTTCTAGAATCTCAAAAAGGTCACGAAGCTAATCCTATTATGAATATAGTAATAGAAAACTATGGATTCAATACAGTCTTATTATTGCAGATTTTTTCATGGTTACTGTTTACAGTAGTCTTTATAATATACTATGAACAGATCCCTATGGAAGTATTCTTTATATTGCTCTTGATGAAGGCACTTGTGGTAGCAAATAACTCAATCAACACATGGGTGATCGCTGGAAATGGAAATTAA
- a CDS encoding ATP-binding cassette domain-containing protein encodes MEIKVEGIRYGNKVILRPQVLKIESGMNCLIGPSGSGKTTLLKSILRNIRTDVSYLPQELAVPPYVTPKKMALYIAMRNRCSSRTTYLARFEAYVSILNLKSLLEKPFGTLSAGEKERVMIAVTLARGCHLYLADEPEKFLDPKNLDLVMALIKREADTSIVAVHNPLAFSFCDKFYGIFNGVIRETTPLETLGIAFKEVRGCKVICPPNFETKKNQS; translated from the coding sequence ATGGAAATTAAGGTAGAGGGAATAAGGTACGGCAACAAAGTAATACTTCGACCCCAAGTGTTAAAAATCGAAAGTGGAATGAATTGCCTAATAGGGCCATCGGGTAGCGGCAAAACGACGCTATTAAAATCTATACTCCGAAACATAAGAACCGATGTATCCTACTTACCTCAAGAATTGGCCGTGCCTCCCTACGTGACACCGAAAAAAATGGCCCTTTATATAGCCATGAGAAACAGATGTTCCTCTAGAACGACTTACTTGGCTAGGTTCGAGGCATACGTTTCAATTCTCAATTTGAAAAGTTTATTGGAGAAGCCTTTCGGAACCTTAAGTGCAGGTGAGAAGGAAAGGGTAATGATTGCCGTAACCTTGGCAAGGGGCTGCCATCTATATTTAGCAGATGAGCCGGAAAAGTTTCTTGATCCAAAAAACTTGGACTTGGTCATGGCACTAATAAAGAGGGAAGCCGATACATCAATTGTTGCCGTTCACAATCCTCTTGCCTTTAGCTTCTGTGACAAATTCTACGGTATATTTAATGGGGTTATAAGAGAGACTACGCCACTCGAAACCTTGGGGATAGCTTTTAAAGAAGTTAGGGGATGCAAAGTCATTTGCCCACCTAACTTTGAAACCAAGAAGAACCAATCGTAA
- a CDS encoding AAA family ATPase, with amino-acid sequence MILKEIEIERFLSHRRTSLNLESGVIAIVGPNGAGKSSIIDAISFAIFGVPVSRSVRRKVDLIQRGAREAKVTVKFSKGREEIQIERSLSATSQGYAYLKICNREGCRILAKGNSKVTEEVVKLFGLEEGSQNVLKELLFVPQGKLTELVDMTSSNRREFVEKLLRLRELKVVKEKLGDVITNKYLDHLSELKVRKKTILEKINELERLRKEYSSLSEKFSELSNKLNLNKTRLIEVKTSLEELERLREKYNLMNAKHRDILNKIDELRRRKEELDKELRELLHGKDLLQMKNLRDQLRDEYERLESLVRYFESAQNLIKLKLELKELEGSEEKLRELEREISGKEELLRKLREDLENITQDLGNLDPTIKELEILENARKRILMLLESYPSIDELKGQVEKTSMEIEEIERKLKQREEEIAYMQALISELKEKIDKLKGSSICPVCGRPLSPEERDRKIKEYSNELNVLQSRLSTYYSEYKKLKVRLEELWSLRERLKSKYDSIQAILNSFSVENLDELNQNIFQLYFIISSIAENNVTTIEEARRVRSKLVRRRDELNEKIKALDREIREIQRQKENLLGRVVKRNKILEEIRKIESILPSDPQEIIDSYSKYAEVKRKLVELEDKVQKASNIRSRIEEIEERLKPLLREEESLREEINQLGFNEDEYNKLKELYEKLTDEITQLEKEVSATNRLLQEYKKRLDEIESLRNEMKVIDLEIIKVESFVQFLRTLRKDLSDKIPSKLMNYLRENWNIEASNILRSFETSISNVYIDENWNVIAYSPLGEIDVGMLSGGEKVSVALALKLALLRLFTETPIQFMILDEPTIYLDSERKKALKEIIMDASRKSIEQLIVVTHDREIVDVANKVIEVSKKGALSEVEVAKV; translated from the coding sequence TTGATACTTAAGGAAATCGAAATAGAAAGATTCTTATCTCATAGAAGGACATCCCTAAATTTAGAAAGTGGTGTAATAGCTATTGTGGGACCTAATGGAGCAGGGAAAAGTAGCATTATCGATGCAATCTCTTTCGCTATTTTCGGTGTACCCGTCAGTCGAAGTGTTCGAAGAAAGGTTGATTTAATCCAAAGAGGCGCTAGAGAAGCTAAGGTCACAGTTAAGTTCTCAAAAGGAAGAGAGGAAATACAGATAGAGAGAAGTCTAAGCGCTACTTCGCAAGGTTACGCCTATTTAAAGATCTGTAATAGAGAAGGGTGCCGTATCCTCGCGAAAGGTAACTCGAAAGTAACGGAAGAAGTAGTTAAATTATTCGGTCTCGAAGAAGGATCGCAGAACGTATTAAAGGAGCTCCTCTTCGTGCCTCAAGGAAAGCTCACGGAACTGGTTGATATGACATCATCCAATAGAAGGGAGTTCGTTGAAAAACTTTTGAGGTTACGTGAACTGAAAGTGGTAAAGGAGAAGCTGGGCGACGTAATTACTAATAAATACCTCGATCATCTATCTGAGTTAAAGGTTAGGAAGAAGACTATCTTGGAGAAGATAAACGAACTGGAGAGGCTTCGAAAAGAATATTCTAGCTTAAGCGAGAAGTTTAGTGAACTTAGTAATAAACTCAATCTTAATAAGACGCGATTGATTGAAGTAAAAACTTCTCTTGAAGAGCTTGAGAGGCTTAGGGAAAAGTACAATCTGATGAATGCTAAACACCGAGACATACTAAATAAGATAGACGAATTAAGGAGAAGGAAAGAAGAGCTAGATAAGGAACTACGCGAACTACTTCATGGAAAAGACTTACTTCAAATGAAAAATCTCCGGGATCAGCTTAGGGATGAATACGAGAGACTCGAATCGCTTGTCCGATATTTTGAATCGGCACAGAACCTTATTAAGCTAAAGTTAGAGCTAAAGGAACTTGAGGGAAGCGAAGAAAAGCTGCGGGAGTTAGAAAGAGAAATTTCGGGGAAGGAGGAACTCCTAAGGAAGTTACGCGAGGATCTAGAAAACATTACGCAAGACCTAGGCAACTTGGATCCGACTATAAAGGAGCTAGAAATACTTGAGAATGCACGGAAACGTATTCTAATGCTTTTAGAATCGTATCCATCTATTGATGAACTAAAAGGGCAAGTGGAGAAGACTTCTATGGAAATTGAAGAAATTGAAAGGAAACTGAAGCAACGAGAAGAGGAAATAGCGTATATGCAAGCACTAATTAGTGAGCTGAAGGAAAAGATAGACAAATTAAAAGGATCGAGTATATGTCCGGTCTGCGGTAGACCACTTAGTCCAGAAGAACGAGATAGAAAGATCAAAGAATATTCAAATGAACTAAATGTTCTTCAATCTAGACTCTCAACGTACTACAGCGAATATAAGAAGTTGAAGGTGAGGTTAGAAGAGCTTTGGAGTCTACGTGAGAGACTGAAGAGTAAATACGATTCAATTCAAGCCATATTGAACTCCTTTTCTGTAGAAAATCTAGATGAGCTTAATCAAAACATCTTCCAGTTGTACTTCATAATTTCCAGCATCGCTGAGAATAACGTTACAACAATCGAAGAGGCGCGGAGAGTCCGATCGAAATTGGTTCGACGAAGAGACGAACTCAACGAAAAGATTAAAGCCCTAGATAGAGAGATTAGGGAGATTCAAAGGCAAAAAGAGAATCTGCTAGGACGTGTTGTAAAGAGAAATAAAATACTCGAGGAAATAAGGAAGATAGAATCGATTTTACCATCAGACCCCCAAGAAATCATTGACTCTTATAGTAAGTATGCTGAAGTGAAACGTAAACTTGTTGAACTTGAAGACAAAGTTCAGAAGGCTTCTAATATAAGAAGCAGGATTGAAGAGATAGAGGAGAGACTCAAGCCGTTGTTGAGAGAAGAAGAAAGTCTTCGGGAAGAAATAAACCAATTGGGTTTCAATGAAGATGAATACAACAAGTTAAAAGAACTGTACGAAAAACTAACGGATGAGATCACGCAATTAGAGAAAGAAGTATCTGCAACAAACAGACTACTCCAAGAGTATAAAAAGAGATTAGATGAAATTGAGAGTTTAAGAAATGAAATGAAAGTTATTGACCTTGAAATTATTAAGGTTGAAAGTTTCGTACAATTCCTCAGAACCCTTAGGAAAGACCTTTCAGATAAAATACCATCTAAATTAATGAATTATTTAAGAGAGAATTGGAACATTGAAGCAAGTAATATATTGAGAAGCTTCGAGACATCTATATCGAATGTTTATATTGATGAAAACTGGAACGTAATAGCATATTCTCCATTAGGAGAAATAGATGTCGGTATGCTATCGGGTGGTGAGAAAGTTAGCGTGGCATTAGCCCTAAAATTAGCACTGTTAAGGCTGTTCACAGAGACGCCAATCCAATTCATGATCTTGGACGAACCTACAATATATCTTGATAGTGAAAGGAAAAAAGCGCTTAAGGAGATAATAATGGATGCGAGTAGGAAGTCTATAGAACAATTAATAGTTGTAACTCACGACCGAGAGATAGTGGACGTTGCAAACAAAGTAATAGAAGTCTCTAAGAAGGGCGCTTTATCTGAAGTTGAAGTAGCAAAAGTTTAA